aactaaattaaacttaaattgatttaaacttgagtttagctcaatttgaacttgaatcCTCCTTTTCACGAAAGTCTCATTTCataatttacccttaaaatttgaATGTTGATATGTACAGGGTTATCACTCATATACTTTTATTTCCATATTTAATTGGTTTTGTTTGATTGGGATTGAACTCAATTGTTAATATGTCAcaatttcaagttttttcatatttttggccaaaagacttattcccacccaaggttttgtcAATTGCTAAGTAACCTctactaactttcaaaaatctaaatatgtACCTATTattcaacttctattaaaattttcaattagttataaaagtaaaaacatcatttaactagtaatattataagaaataaaattttacctaattttcttatcttaatttcaaaaactaataatttttcttcaacctatgtgttaaaaactaacatttttcctcgTAGAGTTTCATTTTTGTCCTTTCCTTCTCCAACAACTGTTCTCTAACTAACCTCTCATACCTTCTTCTCTGTTGGCACTCCCTCCCTTTTTGAACAAAGATGAATCAAAGATGGCAACGCGCAATAGAAGGCAAATTCGTCTCTACCATCTGCCTATCGCACATATCAACCGACAAATGCAATGCTCTGTCTTTTGCCTTTTGTTGCGTGCTACCAAGATCCATCGAGATCCGTTGCACAGATATGTCTATCCAATTCATCTTCCGTCACGTGTCAATCTGGCAAAAGGTAGAGATGAATCTACCTTCCATTGCATGTTGTCATCTTCTATTCGTCTTCATCTAGGAGGCAGGAGGGAGCACCAGTAGAGAAGAAGGTATGAGAGGTCGATCAAAGAACGGTTACTGGATaaggaagggaaaaaaatgaaactctagcaataaaaatataaatttttaaaacttaggttacagagaaattatttgtatttaaactgagatagagaaataaaataaaattttatttcttttaatattacttGTTAAATGACGTTTTTACCTTTAtaactaactaaaaattttaataaaaattaaatgatatgtaactaaaaattttaataaaaattaactgaagtttttttaagagttaaattattatgtttaagacgtttaaatttgataaaaaattgtttttgtgatgaaattataattttattcttacatcgttaatttttttaaaacaaagtttgattttgagtaaAAGAGTGTTATAAATGtcaattaaggataaaaaagtgtttttaaaccaaaacttgggtgggaaaattttatttactctcTTGTAAAAATTATGTTACCATCTTCCTACAAATAATGgtttacttatatatttttaagtatatatttaagtaaatagatgatatattattatatatatatatatatatatatatatatatatatatatatatatatatatatatatatatatatatatattttaattcaaaatcattcaattttattattcttaaattttttcttttatattaacaaattaaaattccaaaaccATAGAATTCCAATCCACCAATACAGAATGAGTTATGTAGCAAGTCATAACGaactcattattattttagctTCCATGACTCAAACAATTTGAATATGGCCACACACGAGGACCCGCCTTCATTCAATGCTGCTTTTGCTTCATCTTTCATGCCCTGAGTCTTTTTCCTAACTGAGTTACCTTCGTCCGAGTTCATCAACTCTCTAAGTCGCTTCTCCACTTCACTTGAATTGACAAACCCTTTTTCAGTCGACTCCATCATCGGTAAAGCGATTTTGATTTCTTCCACCAGCAATATCTTATTGCATCTTTGCTTAGAGTAGAGAGGCCATGCCACCATTGGAACACCAGCACAAACTGCTTCAAGCACCGAGTTCCGCCCGCAGTGAGTCACGAATCCACCCACCGATTCATGATTCAAAATCTCCACCTGCGGAGCCCAGGACTTGACGATGAATCCTCTTTCCTTGGTTCGATCCAAGAAATCTTAAGTATACAGTGACATCATATGCCTTCATGCCCAAAGATTATAATAAACTTCCATTTACGGTCAAAGGTCTTCTTCtctccaattttttaaaatttaaatatttattcgtttattaatttttaaaataaatattaaaattaaaacaattatttaataaaaatatatataaaaaaaaaattaatcacattTTGCCATAACAAAGCACGTCAATGCACCAACTACTAGCCAAAAAAGATACAGATGGAAGGTCTATTGTCATCTAATAGTCAGAaagttgttttattaaaaataggggaattgaaattttttttcttttttttttttcgtatttatttatatatcattcatctcaaaacttaaataaaaatattataaaaatatttcctTAATGTAACTCATacgtataaaaaaaatatcgtctcttttttctttaattttttaatgaagaaagaaTCTCTGCAGtataaaaaaaacacttttttaacagaaaaatctagtatatttaatttaaaaattttaaattcacttaattttatctaatatatataaaaatcttgtttcaaatattgatattaaatatctatatatatttttttctataatgtattaaaaaaaaataatactactgttttatttcagtttatcaaaattaaagataacgacaatttaaatattttaataaataaagtaataaaaatatttaaaatataatataaatatatacgcaaatataaattaaggtaaaaatttcTATATCCTTATAAAATATAACAGAAGTCTTTCTAGAAGCTAATTGGAGTCATATAAACGAACTTCCGTGTGAGAAGCAGGAGACTTTGATTGAGGGTCTTCACCGCAACGCAAAGTACAAATCcgtatattttatgttttacagttaaactaatataaagctaaattatattttaaccgAGTTTTAATTACAATTCGTCACATTTAAATTAACCTTTTTTATtggaattaatttcaaattaagtcTTGTTTAAGCTTAGTGTGAATCCTGATGGATCAGCTCGACAAACTCTATTTAAGCAGAGTTGATTTAGAAACGAGCAAACATAGGCATCCTAGTATTGTTCTTGAAACAAGAGGTTACTAGTAATAATATGGAAGGTGCCATTGTTTTGTATCCTTGTCCTGGAAGTGGTCACCTAGTCTCCATGGTTGAGCTAGGCAAACTCATACTTTCCAACCACCCTTCTTTCTCAATCTCCGTTATTATCCCCACTGCACCGTTCGAAGCCGCCGCAACTCAAGACTATATAGCGGCTATCTCCGCCACCATACCCTCCATCACCTTCTACTACCTCCCACCCGTCGCTCTCCCTCAAAATGCTTTCTTTTCTGCAAAGGATTTCCCAGCCCTAGTTTACCAGCTTTGTCAACTCAATAATCCTAATCTCCATGAAACCCTTCTGGCAATTTCCAATCGCTCAAAAATCAAAGCCTTTGTTGTTGATATCTTTTGCAACTATTCgtcccaagtttcatcaaatCTCAATATCCCAACCTACTTTTACTTTACCTCTGGAGCAAACTGCTTGTCCAATTTCATTTACTTCCCTACGATTCATAGAAGCTCAACCAAGAGCTTGAAAGATCTAGAGGATATGAAAATAAACGTCCCTGGATCGCCGTCCATTCGAGCAAAAGACATGCCAGAACCCATGCTTGACCGTGAGAAGTATGTATATCAGTGCTTCGTGGATACTGCCCTCAACATGACAAAATCATCAGGGATTATCGTAAACTCGTTTGAATTGCTTGAAGAAAGGGCTTGTAGGGCACTGGCGAATGGAGAATGCGCACCAGGCGACTCCATGCCACCTGTGTATTTCATAGGCCCAGTAGTGAGTGAAAAGGAGCAAGGTGGTGAACAAATACACGAGTGCCTGCGTTGGCTAGACTCTCAACCGAGTCAAAGCGTACTGTTTTTATGCTTTGGAAGCATGGGAGTGTTTTATACAGAGCAGTTAAAAGAAATTGCACTTGGATTAGAGAGAAGTGGAGTCAGATTTTTGTGGGTCGTGCGTAATCCGCCACCAAGCGATGAAACAGTTCGAAAATTAACAGAAACTGATCCAAGCATTGAATCATTCCTACCAGAAGGGTTTTCAGAGAGAACAAAAGATAGAGGACGTTTAGTGAAATCATGGGCTCCACAGAAGGCTATACTCAGTCACGACTCAGTGGGTGGGTTCGTCACTCATTGTGGTTGGAACTCAATTCTGGAAGCAGTGTGTGCTGGGGTGCCAATGTTGGCTTGGCCTCAGTATGCAGAGCAaaagatgaataaaattttcttgGTGGAGGAAATGAAGATTGCTTTGCCAGTGGACGCGTCAGAGGAGGAGCTGGTGAGTGCAATCGAGTTAGAGAAACGAGTGAGTGAGTTGACGGAGTCGGAAGAGGGAAAAGCCGTGAGAGAGCGGGTTAAAGCAATGAAAGACGGAGCTGCAGTGGCCTTGAAGGAAGGAGGGTCATCTCGTATTGCCTTAGCCAAATTGGCCGAGTCATTTGGTGGCATCCACTTGAAATGAGTTCCATTTAATGCTGATATGCTGATCTATTGATGAacgaaattaaataaatgaatccGTTAGTGTAGTTTTCAGGTATCTGGATTATTGATGTCAGGGAAGAAACATGCAGAAATATGTCTAAGGCTGGAACCTGTCATTgatgattcaattcaattcattgctaaatttgaactaaacaatTTTGACATCGAGCTTCAGTTAAACAGTTTAACCTTGAAACATTAGAACtttagtaatattattcatctctcAGCTAACTTTGTAATAACATTATACACcagtttaaataaattcaaactgagtataataagtttgatttgaa
The genomic region above belongs to Mangifera indica cultivar Alphonso chromosome 15, CATAS_Mindica_2.1, whole genome shotgun sequence and contains:
- the LOC123198031 gene encoding UDP-glycosyltransferase 88B1-like, which encodes MEGAIVLYPCPGSGHLVSMVELGKLILSNHPSFSISVIIPTAPFEAAATQDYIAAISATIPSITFYYLPPVALPQNAFFSAKDFPALVYQLCQLNNPNLHETLLAISNRSKIKAFVVDIFCNYSSQVSSNLNIPTYFYFTSGANCLSNFIYFPTIHRSSTKSLKDLEDMKINVPGSPSIRAKDMPEPMLDREKYVYQCFVDTALNMTKSSGIIVNSFELLEERACRALANGECAPGDSMPPVYFIGPVVSEKEQGGEQIHECLRWLDSQPSQSVLFLCFGSMGVFYTEQLKEIALGLERSGVRFLWVVRNPPPSDETVRKLTETDPSIESFLPEGFSERTKDRGRLVKSWAPQKAILSHDSVGGFVTHCGWNSILEAVCAGVPMLAWPQYAEQKMNKIFLVEEMKIALPVDASEEELVSAIELEKRVSELTESEEGKAVRERVKAMKDGAAVALKEGGSSRIALAKLAESFGGIHLK